Proteins encoded within one genomic window of Cytophagales bacterium:
- a CDS encoding family 10 glycosylhydrolase yields the protein MKKRSFLKNTALASVGLSTGSLVWQSCTPSTTQTDKSATSDPLTKNWAWIKPPSLWKMDHWKSKLALAKESGIDAIVLECYNSNATIYPHFNEDVPMRDNLLQDIIQICKSNDLEIHTWMWTVPCNIPQIILKHPDWYAVNGLGQPAHTHPAYVNYYKFLDPCHPEVQEFIAGNARSLAQVEGSDGVHLDYVRLPDVILAEALQPTYDIVQDKEYPEYDYNYSEHARTQFKEQTGIDPLKDLKDPAAHAEWRQFRYDSITNLVNNHLLPEIKKEGKMATAAVFPNWESVRQQWHNWELDAYLPMLYHGFYNRDIDFIEEHTKKALARLDGKAPVYSGLYMPDIQPEQMAAAHQHALSAGAKGISIFALENTTEPQWASLKETLKKKA from the coding sequence ATGAAGAAACGCTCCTTCTTAAAAAATACAGCACTCGCCTCCGTGGGGCTGTCCACCGGATCTCTCGTCTGGCAGTCTTGTACTCCCAGCACCACCCAAACTGATAAATCGGCAACAAGTGATCCTTTGACGAAGAATTGGGCCTGGATCAAGCCGCCCTCACTTTGGAAGATGGACCATTGGAAAAGTAAATTGGCACTTGCTAAGGAGAGCGGCATTGATGCCATTGTTTTGGAGTGTTATAATTCCAATGCAACCATTTATCCGCATTTTAACGAAGATGTGCCCATGCGTGATAATTTGCTTCAGGACATCATTCAGATCTGTAAGTCCAATGACCTGGAGATCCATACCTGGATGTGGACGGTTCCTTGCAACATTCCTCAAATTATCCTCAAACACCCGGACTGGTATGCCGTGAATGGCTTGGGACAACCGGCACATACACACCCTGCCTATGTGAATTACTACAAGTTTCTGGACCCATGCCATCCTGAAGTACAGGAATTTATCGCAGGTAATGCCCGGTCGCTTGCACAGGTCGAGGGATCAGATGGCGTTCATCTGGACTATGTACGTTTACCGGACGTGATCCTCGCGGAAGCCCTTCAGCCAACTTACGACATAGTTCAGGATAAGGAGTATCCGGAATACGATTACAATTACTCAGAGCATGCCCGAACCCAGTTCAAAGAACAGACGGGTATCGATCCGCTGAAAGACCTGAAAGATCCTGCTGCTCATGCTGAATGGCGCCAGTTCCGGTACGATAGTATCACCAATCTGGTGAATAATCACCTGCTACCAGAGATCAAAAAGGAGGGTAAAATGGCAACAGCTGCTGTTTTCCCCAACTGGGAAAGTGTACGTCAACAATGGCATAATTGGGAGTTGGATGCTTATTTACCCATGCTCTACCATGGTTTTTATAACCGAGACATTGATTTCATCGAAGAGCATACGAAAAAAGCACTGGCCAGACTAGATGGAAAAGCACCCGTTTATAGTGGCTTGTACATGCCGGATATCCAGCCGGAGCAAATGGCAGCTGCGCATCAACATGCTCTGTCCGCAGGTGCTAAAGGCATTTCAATCTTCGCATTGGAAAACACAACCGAGCCTCAGTGGGCAAGCCTGAAAGAAACACTCAAGAAGAAAGCATAA
- a CDS encoding DUF3667 domain-containing protein: protein MKDQPEGKTQTERNLERIDGKYILRELTRVLNFDKGILYTIKELFLRPGNTVRIFLQHDRDRLVKPVIFVIFSSLVFVIAHQVLGFKTGTQTQDLGSPGITKAFEWAGEHFGIVNILMGFFIGFWAKLFFRKSEFNIYEIFILMFFTIGMGNLIFTFSGIVESITGFESYGTTFLIVLLYSTWAIGDFFNKRKVGSYLKSCFAYFFGTLTGSLVIVLVGVLLDVFGGKG, encoded by the coding sequence ATGAAAGATCAACCTGAAGGAAAAACCCAAACGGAAAGAAATTTAGAACGCATAGATGGGAAATATATTCTACGAGAGCTGACACGTGTATTGAACTTTGATAAAGGGATCCTTTATACGATAAAGGAATTATTTCTAAGGCCAGGAAACACGGTTCGGATATTCTTGCAGCACGACAGAGATAGACTAGTAAAGCCAGTCATTTTTGTGATTTTCAGTTCCTTGGTTTTCGTTATCGCTCATCAAGTGCTCGGGTTCAAGACTGGTACACAAACGCAAGACCTGGGTAGCCCCGGTATAACAAAAGCATTCGAATGGGCAGGAGAGCATTTTGGCATCGTCAATATACTGATGGGTTTCTTTATCGGTTTTTGGGCAAAGCTGTTTTTTCGAAAGTCGGAATTCAACATATATGAGATCTTTATCCTGATGTTTTTCACCATCGGAATGGGTAATCTGATTTTCACTTTTTCCGGTATTGTTGAAAGCATCACTGGTTTTGAGAGTTATGGTACAACATTTTTAATTGTACTTCTGTATTCCACCTGGGCCATTGGGGATTTCTTCAACAAGCGCAAAGTAGGGAGTTATCTCAAAAGCTGTTTTGCTTATTTCTTTGGGACCTTGACTGGTTCGTTAGTCATTGTTTTGGTTGGCGTTTTGCTCGATGTTTTTGGTGGAAAGGGATGA
- a CDS encoding carbohydrate-binding family 9-like protein, with protein sequence MKIQILGFCTLLAYLPLWSQQYEGYQFNPEKYVAHRSIASLEVDGKLDEESWKQADWTNDFVDIEGDHAPAPPYRQTRIKMLWDDDYLYIGAEMIEPDIWATYTERDAVIFHENDFEVFIDPDGDSHNYYELEINALGTIWDLILLKPYRDGGPALNAWDIAGLKSGVHVYGTLNDPSDEDEKWTVELAFPWAMLKEAAKPSRRPEDGEQWRMNFSRVHWRIKAENGVYVKETDPTTGKNLSEFNWVWSEQGKIAMHQPETWGYVQFSETPVNEKKVAFMTSSTESVRWSLYQYYYAQRAHFQSNGSYAASIDALALQASHRKALSSFLSVTVSHISFDAIYREGKTILSIDQEGKLQNLSQP encoded by the coding sequence ATGAAAATACAAATTCTTGGATTTTGCACACTTCTAGCATACCTACCCCTCTGGAGCCAACAGTACGAAGGCTACCAGTTCAATCCGGAAAAGTATGTTGCGCATCGCAGTATTGCTTCACTTGAAGTAGACGGCAAATTGGATGAAGAGAGCTGGAAGCAGGCGGACTGGACCAACGATTTCGTAGACATAGAAGGAGATCATGCCCCTGCTCCTCCTTATCGACAAACCCGGATCAAAATGCTCTGGGACGATGACTATCTCTACATCGGGGCAGAAATGATCGAACCCGATATTTGGGCAACCTATACCGAGCGGGATGCTGTCATATTTCATGAAAATGACTTTGAAGTGTTTATCGATCCGGATGGAGATTCTCACAACTACTACGAACTTGAAATCAATGCATTAGGCACTATCTGGGATTTGATTTTGCTTAAGCCCTACCGCGATGGTGGACCCGCATTGAATGCCTGGGACATTGCCGGATTAAAAAGTGGTGTACATGTTTATGGTACATTGAATGACCCCTCAGACGAAGACGAGAAATGGACGGTTGAACTGGCATTCCCCTGGGCCATGCTCAAAGAAGCTGCCAAACCGAGCCGCAGACCCGAAGACGGTGAGCAATGGCGTATGAACTTCTCCCGAGTACATTGGAGGATCAAAGCAGAAAATGGCGTTTACGTCAAAGAAACTGATCCAACAACAGGAAAGAACCTATCCGAATTCAATTGGGTATGGTCAGAACAAGGGAAAATTGCCATGCACCAGCCAGAGACTTGGGGTTATGTCCAGTTTTCTGAAACTCCAGTTAATGAAAAGAAAGTGGCGTTCATGACCTCATCTACTGAATCCGTAAGGTGGTCTTTGTATCAGTATTACTATGCACAAAGAGCACATTTCCAATCCAATGGTAGCTATGCCGCATCGATTGATGCTTTAGCGCTTCAAGCCAGCCATCGAAAAGCATTGTCCTCATTTTTATCTGTAACTGTAAGTCACATTTCCTTTGACGCCATTTACCGCGAGGGAAAAACTATCCTTTCTATTGATCAGGAAGGCAAACTCCAAAACCTGAGCCAACCATGA